In Flavobacterium cerinum, one genomic interval encodes:
- a CDS encoding DUF6443 domain-containing protein, with the protein MKKILLALLCAPVGMFAQTISQNWTKKTTYRDANSGRPVSTVTYYDGLGRPVQQNANKQSGTGKDMITHMEYDMGRQLKEYLPYPATVNDMSFQADAQAATLNYSQYSGQSPFSEKILELSPLARPLKQGAPGTDWQVNPNADTDHTIKMTYLTNNANEVKNYFALTTWDNTNGLYTIQLQDKGFYSVNQLYKTVIKDENWKSGTNNTTEEYKDKEGRVVLKRTFNNGAYDTYYVYDLYGNLTYVIPPLATNPASQLDNLCYQYKYDSRNRMVEKKLPGKQWEFIVYDRLDRVVATGPALSPFGGTETGYLITKYDELSRVAYTGWLQTASTRSALQQQYNTTARLSEERVKVGTTQNVDNVGIGYTNLVIPMTGMKLLTVTYYDNYQYPNSLVSTQQTDPFGQEAATATTGQVTGSWVRVLTTPSETLNEQSYTLYDSKYRPIRTYTTNHLGGYTRVDSKLDFSGKVEFTQTYHKLNSSSSEYTVKDTYTYTDEDRMLTHVHQINGGDEELITKNTYDELGRLESKIVGGPDTTGTSGMQKVDYRYNIRGWMTDINNDAPLNNPELVLGDGDLFGFKINYNQVTKGEAGKVVLASESMGGDVVPLYNGNISETFWITQSDNILRKYGYQYDALNRLNKAFYQKPISDNPTPGSYNETVAYDKNGNITSMKRTGNLDHPTVKIDIDDLTYFYNGNRLMRVNDLTNNPEGFKDNGYGNTYNDYAYDANGNMTQDANKKITNIVYNHLNLPTEILFADSNKITYIYNAAGVKVQKSVLDGGSTSRVDYLQGFQYENQELSFFPHAEGYVKVTESNYFNYVYNYTDHLGNIRTSWTWHKKSGSVAVMEENHYYPFGLKHRAYNIESYTYAMPMDGSPGYNVPELIEETVDNPNPYKYKYNGKELQDELGLNMYDYGARNYDAAIGRWMNIDPLAEKSRRFSPYTYALNNPIYFIDPDGMQADDWRNKAGQQVYDPKANGGKGAYTEHATADDKNLGKALQQTATGREQFNKLVNSDVKTYVSIDKVNKPVDESGKMVAGETTPIVSKSGSVAQVKDEAGKVVGLKPEGFEITIYQKNVVSLVDGNTKGGAVVYGKELPKETTFSQAMGVIFGHEIEHATPQDLLYGVKNPNKEEVPATNVSNKIIDELKK; encoded by the coding sequence ATGAAAAAAATACTATTGGCTTTATTGTGCGCTCCTGTTGGGATGTTCGCACAAACAATTAGTCAGAACTGGACAAAAAAAACAACTTATCGGGATGCAAATAGCGGGCGTCCGGTGTCGACCGTTACCTATTATGACGGTTTAGGCCGACCGGTACAGCAAAATGCAAATAAGCAATCCGGAACCGGAAAAGATATGATTACCCATATGGAATACGACATGGGACGTCAGTTAAAAGAGTATCTTCCCTATCCGGCTACGGTAAACGATATGAGTTTTCAGGCCGATGCGCAAGCGGCTACATTAAATTATTCGCAATATAGCGGACAATCACCGTTTAGTGAAAAAATACTGGAATTATCGCCATTGGCTCGTCCTTTAAAACAGGGAGCGCCCGGAACGGACTGGCAGGTTAATCCGAATGCCGATACCGATCATACGATCAAAATGACGTATCTGACCAACAATGCCAATGAAGTCAAAAATTACTTTGCACTGACAACCTGGGATAATACAAACGGTTTGTATACTATTCAGTTACAGGATAAAGGTTTTTATAGCGTTAATCAGTTGTATAAAACGGTGATTAAAGATGAAAACTGGAAATCCGGAACCAATAATACCACCGAAGAATATAAAGATAAAGAAGGTCGTGTGGTTTTAAAGCGTACCTTTAATAACGGGGCTTACGACACCTATTATGTTTATGATTTATACGGTAATCTGACCTATGTGATTCCGCCATTGGCAACCAATCCGGCCTCACAACTGGACAATCTGTGTTATCAGTATAAATACGATTCCCGTAACCGTATGGTTGAAAAGAAACTACCGGGCAAACAATGGGAGTTTATCGTATATGACCGATTAGACCGTGTGGTGGCAACCGGACCTGCATTATCACCGTTTGGCGGTACTGAAACCGGATATTTAATTACCAAATACGATGAATTAAGTCGCGTGGCTTATACCGGTTGGCTACAAACGGCTTCAACCCGAAGTGCTTTACAGCAACAGTACAATACGACTGCAAGGCTTTCGGAAGAAAGAGTGAAAGTCGGAACAACTCAGAATGTGGATAATGTGGGTATTGGTTATACCAATCTTGTGATTCCGATGACAGGAATGAAACTGCTTACCGTTACCTATTATGATAATTACCAATATCCGAACAGTCTTGTTTCGACACAACAAACAGATCCTTTCGGACAGGAAGCTGCTACGGCTACAACCGGACAGGTAACCGGTAGTTGGGTACGCGTACTGACTACGCCATCGGAAACGTTAAATGAGCAAAGTTATACGCTATACGATTCGAAATACCGACCGATTCGTACTTATACAACCAATCATTTGGGCGGTTATACCCGTGTGGACAGTAAGCTGGATTTTAGCGGAAAAGTAGAATTTACACAAACTTACCATAAGCTAAACAGCAGCAGCTCGGAATATACGGTAAAAGACACCTATACCTATACCGATGAAGACCGAATGTTAACGCATGTTCATCAAATCAATGGCGGTGATGAAGAGCTGATCACCAAAAACACCTATGACGAATTGGGCCGTTTGGAATCTAAAATCGTAGGCGGACCGGATACAACCGGAACCAGTGGTATGCAAAAAGTAGATTATCGCTATAACATTAGAGGTTGGATGACCGATATTAATAACGACGCCCCTTTAAATAATCCGGAATTAGTTTTGGGTGACGGTGACTTATTCGGATTTAAGATCAACTATAACCAGGTAACCAAAGGCGAAGCCGGTAAAGTTGTTTTAGCTTCCGAAAGTATGGGCGGTGATGTTGTACCACTTTACAACGGGAATATTTCCGAAACGTTTTGGATCACTCAAAGCGATAATATATTGCGAAAATATGGTTATCAATACGACGCCTTAAACCGATTGAATAAAGCATTCTATCAAAAACCGATTTCCGATAATCCGACTCCGGGTTCGTATAATGAAACGGTTGCTTATGATAAAAACGGGAATATTACGTCTATGAAACGTACCGGAAATCTGGATCACCCGACGGTAAAGATTGATATTGATGATCTGACCTATTTCTATAACGGAAACCGTTTGATGCGGGTAAACGATCTGACCAATAATCCGGAAGGTTTTAAGGATAACGGTTACGGGAATACCTATAACGATTATGCCTATGATGCCAACGGTAATATGACGCAGGATGCGAATAAAAAGATTACGAATATTGTTTATAATCATTTAAACCTGCCAACAGAAATTCTGTTCGCGGATAGTAATAAAATTACTTATATTTACAACGCAGCCGGAGTTAAGGTACAAAAAAGTGTACTGGATGGCGGTAGTACGTCTCGTGTTGATTACCTACAGGGCTTTCAATATGAGAATCAGGAATTATCGTTTTTTCCGCATGCGGAGGGCTATGTTAAAGTAACGGAAAGTAACTATTTTAACTATGTTTATAATTATACCGATCATTTAGGAAATATTCGTACGAGTTGGACCTGGCATAAGAAAAGCGGTAGTGTAGCGGTAATGGAAGAAAACCATTATTATCCGTTTGGATTAAAACACCGGGCTTATAATATCGAGTCGTATACTTATGCTATGCCAATGGATGGCTCTCCGGGATATAACGTACCGGAACTGATTGAAGAAACGGTTGATAATCCGAATCCGTATAAATATAAATACAACGGTAAGGAATTACAAGACGAGCTAGGATTGAATATGTATGATTATGGCGCGCGTAATTATGATGCAGCAATTGGTCGTTGGATGAATATTGACCCGCTGGCGGAGAAATCAAGAAGGTTTAGCCCTTATACTTATGCTCTTAATAATCCTATTTATTTTATTGACCCTGATGGGATGCAAGCGGATGATTGGAGAAACAAAGCAGGACAACAGGTTTATGACCCTAAAGCAAATGGTGGTAAAGGAGCCTATACAGAGCATGCTACCGCAGATGATAAAAATTTAGGAAAAGCTCTTCAACAAACAGCAACAGGTAGAGAACAGTTTAATAAGCTTGTAAATTCAGATGTTAAAACTTATGTCTCGATAGACAAAGTTAACAAACCGGTTGATGAAAGTGGAAAAATGGTAGCAGGGGAAACAACTCCTATAGTATCAAAAAGCGGTAGTGTAGCCCAAGTGAAGGATGAAGCAGGTAAAGTTGTTGGTTTAAAGCCAGAAGGATTCGAAATAACTATATATCAAAAAAATGTGGTGTCTTTGGTTGATGGTAATACTAAAGGTGGCGCTGTAGTTTATGGTAAAGAGCTGCCAAAAGAAACAACGTTTTCACAAGCAATGGGAGTAATTTTTGGGCATGAGATAGAACATGCAACTCCACAGGATTTACTATATGGTGTGAAAAACCCAAACAAAGAAGAAGTTCCCGCAACTAATGTTTCTAATAAAATTATTGACGAATTAAAAAAATAA
- a CDS encoding alpha/beta fold hydrolase, which produces MPDKKQKVLCNVTEQVMRLNFKILNLSILFFTISNLVSCQSKIQNGNYYEKIGDLKLNYTIRGKGPILIVGHLNSGKIGYELTLKPLESDFTIVYYEPRGTGKSETPKTIEEYNQDYIVQEIEDLRKKLNVDKIWIFGHSDQSSIALEYALKFPQSTSGLILTGTSLVGTQQETFERRKKAETQRAEESAWFSQVIKDWDYMMTHKTQTNEIGKDISDASIKWWCYNEESAQKVIPIAKEILKAGRRKPIKEVYPIETEAEREKYLDYQKKFPNIKTTILIVNGKYDTNNPPKYADELNKVLPNSKLVLIDKAGHFPWIENSEKTFQEIENWIKIVK; this is translated from the coding sequence TTGCCAGATAAGAAACAAAAAGTGCTATGCAATGTTACAGAACAGGTTATGAGGTTGAATTTTAAAATATTAAATCTAAGTATTCTCTTTTTTACAATCTCAAATCTTGTAAGTTGTCAAAGCAAAATTCAAAATGGGAATTACTACGAAAAGATTGGCGATTTAAAATTGAATTACACAATTAGAGGAAAAGGTCCGATACTGATTGTCGGACATTTAAATTCCGGAAAAATTGGTTATGAATTGACGTTAAAACCGTTGGAAAGTGATTTTACAATTGTCTATTATGAGCCGAGAGGAACCGGAAAATCGGAAACGCCAAAAACAATTGAAGAATATAATCAAGATTATATCGTTCAGGAAATCGAAGACTTAAGAAAAAAATTAAACGTTGATAAAATCTGGATTTTTGGGCATTCCGACCAAAGTTCGATTGCTTTAGAATATGCTTTAAAATTTCCACAAAGCACTTCGGGTCTAATTTTAACAGGAACAAGTTTAGTTGGAACGCAACAAGAAACATTTGAACGAAGAAAAAAAGCCGAAACCCAAAGAGCAGAAGAATCGGCGTGGTTTTCTCAAGTCATAAAAGATTGGGATTATATGATGACGCATAAAACCCAAACAAACGAAATAGGAAAAGATATTTCTGATGCTTCAATAAAATGGTGGTGTTATAATGAAGAAAGTGCTCAAAAAGTAATTCCAATCGCGAAAGAAATATTGAAAGCAGGAAGGCGAAAACCGATTAAAGAGGTTTATCCTATAGAAACCGAAGCTGAGCGAGAAAAATATCTTGATTATCAAAAAAAGTTTCCCAATATTAAAACTACTATTTTGATTGTTAATGGAAAATATGACACTAATAATCCGCCAAAATACGCAGATGAATTGAATAAAGTTTTACCAAATTCTAAACTTGTATTGATTGACAAAGCCGGACATTTTCCGTGGATTGAGAATTCAGAAAAAACGTTCCAAGAAATTGAAAATTGGATAAAGATTGTAAAATAA
- a CDS encoding REP-associated tyrosine transposase, which produces MSTKYKATTTENAYFITLTIVGWIDVFTRVNQKTILINALQHCKQNKGLEIYAYCIMSSHLHLLCKATNGFILSDVIRDFKKFTSKKIIQTIIEEPESRREWMLDYFKKACQHLKRTQQYKVWQDGYHAEIVETISFIIQKINYIHNNPVKDKIVVLPEDYYYSSARNYANLDNDLEVVLLDLF; this is translated from the coding sequence ATGTCAACAAAATATAAAGCCACAACAACCGAAAATGCCTATTTTATTACTCTAACTATAGTAGGATGGATTGATGTATTTACAAGAGTAAATCAAAAAACAATTCTTATAAATGCATTACAGCATTGTAAACAAAATAAAGGATTAGAAATATATGCATATTGTATTATGTCTAGTCATTTACATTTACTTTGTAAAGCGACTAATGGTTTTATACTCTCTGATGTAATACGAGATTTTAAAAAATTTACTTCCAAGAAAATAATACAGACTATTATTGAAGAACCTGAGAGTCGGCGGGAATGGATGTTGGACTATTTTAAAAAAGCTTGTCAGCATTTAAAAAGAACGCAACAATATAAAGTTTGGCAAGATGGTTATCATGCGGAAATTGTTGAAACCATTTCGTTTATTATCCAGAAAATAAACTATATTCATAATAATCCTGTGAAAGATAAAATTGTAGTTCTTCCCGAAGATTATTATTATAGTTCTGCGAGAAATTATGCAAATTTAGATAATGATTTAGAGGTTGTTTTACTGGACTTATTTTAG
- a CDS encoding alpha/beta hydrolase: MKFIYYNLILLLITLTSCSNASQSNDPIPEHETFKIQSRQVGEERLINVWTPENYKTGTDSLPVMYMADGGVKEDFPHIANTLAKLIKENKIKPIILVGIENTERRRDLTGFTEVAKDKEIAPVVGGSEKFRAFIKEELFPEIKKRYRTTSEKSIIGESASGLFVMETFFLTPELFDNYIAFDPSLWWNNHYLVRTAKEHLAKFPSTDKRVWFAGSNAEDIAPFTKELANLLKAENRTNIKWRFSDEPKEKHTTIFRATKEKAIIWTLNQTK; this comes from the coding sequence ATGAAATTTATCTATTACAACCTTATTTTGCTATTGATAACACTTACGAGTTGCTCAAACGCATCACAATCAAACGACCCGATTCCGGAGCACGAAACTTTTAAAATTCAATCGAGACAGGTTGGAGAAGAAAGGTTAATTAATGTATGGACACCGGAAAACTATAAAACTGGCACCGACTCATTACCTGTAATGTATATGGCAGACGGAGGAGTAAAAGAAGACTTTCCGCACATTGCAAATACATTGGCTAAACTTATAAAAGAGAACAAAATAAAGCCAATTATTCTCGTAGGAATAGAGAATACAGAAAGAAGAAGAGATTTAACAGGTTTTACCGAAGTAGCAAAAGACAAGGAAATAGCACCCGTTGTTGGTGGTTCTGAAAAATTTAGAGCTTTTATAAAAGAGGAGCTTTTCCCTGAAATTAAGAAACGTTACAGAACAACGAGCGAAAAAAGTATTATCGGAGAATCGGCATCAGGACTTTTTGTAATGGAAACATTTTTCTTAACTCCTGAATTGTTTGACAATTATATTGCTTTTGACCCTTCACTATGGTGGAATAATCACTATTTAGTAAGGACTGCAAAAGAGCATTTAGCAAAATTTCCATCAACTGACAAACGAGTTTGGTTTGCAGGCTCAAATGCAGAAGATATTGCACCCTTTACAAAAGAATTGGCAAATCTATTGAAAGCCGAAAACCGAACAAACATAAAATGGAGGTTTTCCGACGAACCAAAAGAAAAGCATACAACTATATTTAGAGCGACAAAAGAAAAAGCAATTATCTGGACATTAAACCAAACGAAATAA
- a CDS encoding phosphotransferase — protein MTTFPVTASTLSETALGNFIKEKYQLSEKFNCQLFRTGVNHTYFISDNETKFVFRVYCHQWRTKIEIEQELALLNLLRKNALSVSYPISDSNGNFIQEINAPEGIRYAVLFSFAKGEKMRFMSNETCFSIGFLMAKIHNVTESEKIDRVNYDAELLLNESYNKIKPFFDEDLDEMKFLKAIGSKIAKRMNESDLLENKKGIVHLDIWYDNLSVNNENEITIFDFDNCGNGLLILDVGYFCKQLFFIESDKNEYESKVKSFLNGYQSIRNLSEKEIELIPEAGASIFVFYLGVQAQRFDWSNIFFTENYLKMFVGRIRNWIDYYEKRQNGEKQ, from the coding sequence ATGACCACTTTTCCAGTAACAGCCTCCACATTATCAGAAACAGCATTAGGGAACTTTATAAAAGAAAAGTACCAGTTATCAGAAAAATTTAATTGTCAATTATTTAGAACGGGCGTAAATCATACGTACTTTATTTCGGATAATGAAACAAAATTTGTTTTTAGAGTCTATTGTCATCAATGGCGAACAAAAATAGAAATTGAGCAAGAATTAGCGCTTCTAAATTTACTTAGAAAAAATGCTCTATCTGTTTCATATCCGATTTCAGATAGTAACGGAAACTTCATTCAGGAAATTAATGCGCCTGAAGGAATTCGATATGCAGTACTTTTTTCATTTGCTAAAGGCGAAAAAATGCGATTTATGTCAAACGAAACTTGCTTTTCAATCGGTTTCCTAATGGCTAAAATTCATAACGTAACTGAAAGTGAAAAAATTGACAGAGTAAATTATGATGCTGAACTACTTTTGAATGAATCATATAATAAGATAAAGCCATTTTTTGACGAAGATTTAGATGAAATGAAATTCTTAAAAGCAATTGGTAGTAAAATAGCAAAGAGAATGAATGAAAGTGATTTATTAGAAAATAAAAAAGGAATCGTTCATTTAGATATTTGGTATGATAATCTGAGTGTAAATAATGAAAATGAGATCACTATTTTTGACTTTGACAATTGCGGAAACGGTTTATTAATTTTGGATGTCGGTTATTTTTGCAAACAGTTATTTTTTATAGAATCGGACAAAAATGAATATGAATCAAAAGTAAAAAGCTTTCTAAATGGCTACCAGAGTATAAGAAATTTATCAGAAAAAGAAATTGAATTAATTCCGGAAGCCGGAGCATCAATTTTTGTGTTCTATCTTGGTGTACAAGCACAAAGATTTGATTGGTCGAATATATTTTTCACTGAAAACTATCTTAAAATGTTTGTTGGAAGAATAAGAAATTGGATTGATTATTATGAAAAAAGACAAAATGGAGAAAAACAATAA
- a CDS encoding polymorphic toxin type 44 domain-containing protein has translation MYFVDPDGMQSERNDGVVYGQASDQGHWSDSIREQKSHNTPPDDITVNSKGIVTNVVKNNKPNRFFDENGQQLFFNDPENDFSEIDSWAVGDELYTPISENQLAEGVRNAGLSPLLLRAQGKLGEAWLMAAYMSHGSADFTMSYLVPNFMTNSEAAHSDIGRFRTEYNSYTRFFRFGNSKSIYNLYDAGNFMWGNWMGMNGFSLGSLKTGANINSVIFSQSIDTKPDKRAIKNGFNFYRFRR, from the coding sequence ATGTATTTTGTTGACCCTGATGGGATGCAAAGTGAAAGAAATGATGGGGTGGTTTACGGTCAGGCAAGTGATCAGGGACATTGGTCCGATTCAATAAGAGAACAAAAATCACATAATACTCCTCCTGATGATATTACAGTAAATTCAAAAGGAATAGTAACAAATGTGGTGAAAAATAATAAACCTAATAGATTTTTTGATGAAAATGGACAACAGCTTTTCTTTAATGACCCTGAAAATGATTTTTCGGAAATTGATAGTTGGGCTGTAGGAGACGAGCTTTACACTCCAATATCAGAAAATCAATTAGCTGAGGGTGTTAGAAATGCTGGCTTATCTCCCTTATTATTGAGAGCTCAAGGAAAATTAGGAGAGGCATGGTTAATGGCTGCTTACATGTCACATGGAAGTGCTGACTTTACAATGTCCTATTTAGTACCAAATTTTATGACAAATAGCGAAGCAGCACATTCTGATATTGGAAGATTTAGAACAGAATACAATTCGTATACTAGGTTTTTCAGATTTGGTAATTCGAAAAGTATTTACAATCTTTATGATGCTGGAAATTTTATGTGGGGTAATTGGATGGGAATGAACGGATTTAGTTTAGGTTCATTGAAAACTGGGGCTAATATTAATTCGGTTATTTTTAGCCAATCGATTGATACCAAACCCGACAAAAGAGCAATTAAAAATGGATTTAATTTTTATAGATTTAGAAGATGA
- a CDS encoding serine hydrolase domain-containing protein, translating into MKNALYLLIFTILISSCQTSNKIVSKRKDYSFLTDSLHIDKQLEKYKLPGFSLVVFENYEIVYSNQFGVKSTNSNEKLNENTAFSTASISKPITVLLCHILEEKGLINLDDPIDKYLKRWHLPKSKFTENNSPTWKQFFNHTAGTSQSGFEDHYEGEAIPTLKQSLLGQIPRYDKEIEFLFTPGTDWQYSGGGYVIIQMALEDTLNKSIAELAKEYIFLPLGLKNTTMAQPNEEGFLTNVALVHDNVGKVIKTGLPITPQVGASGMWSTPTDLAKLFIEMQNALRNKGNKVISNSIAKKMTEVTVLKNAVGGWGYGWQKSFGYNNYDWFSCNGSNTGVGGIVFGTMTDGNGFAILANGEKPNRIPVMSETLRKILTVMDWNKERPNEVVQEIPSDLKEKLIGVYDDFLYGQGIDTKIIEKNNRLYVESPILEHFKGKNDYELLLLKNGFFRIVDYPNLLKFDFSNGKISSVILTRDALKAEIKVVSKDK; encoded by the coding sequence ATGAAAAATGCTCTTTATTTACTCATTTTTACAATACTAATTTCAAGTTGCCAAACAAGCAATAAAATAGTATCAAAAAGAAAAGACTATAGCTTTCTTACGGATAGCTTACATATCGATAAGCAATTAGAAAAATACAAACTTCCGGGATTTAGTCTTGTTGTATTTGAAAATTATGAGATTGTATATTCCAACCAGTTTGGAGTGAAATCCACGAACTCTAACGAAAAGTTAAATGAAAATACGGCTTTCTCAACAGCATCTATTTCTAAACCCATAACAGTATTACTTTGTCATATTCTTGAAGAAAAAGGATTGATCAATTTGGATGATCCGATAGATAAATACTTAAAGCGTTGGCATTTGCCAAAAAGCAAGTTTACTGAAAATAATAGCCCAACCTGGAAACAGTTTTTTAATCACACGGCCGGCACAAGTCAGAGTGGATTTGAAGACCATTATGAAGGAGAAGCGATTCCAACTCTAAAGCAGAGTCTTTTAGGCCAGATTCCGAGATACGATAAAGAAATTGAATTTTTGTTCACACCCGGTACGGATTGGCAATACAGCGGCGGCGGTTATGTAATTATCCAGATGGCATTAGAAGACACATTAAATAAATCGATTGCGGAATTGGCAAAGGAATATATATTCTTACCTCTTGGACTAAAAAATACAACAATGGCACAACCTAATGAAGAAGGGTTTTTAACAAATGTTGCTCTTGTTCATGATAACGTTGGGAAAGTTATTAAAACAGGATTACCAATTACACCACAAGTAGGGGCGTCAGGAATGTGGTCTACACCAACCGATTTAGCGAAGCTTTTTATTGAAATGCAAAATGCGTTACGCAATAAAGGGAATAAGGTGATCTCAAATAGTATTGCGAAAAAAATGACAGAAGTAACCGTTTTAAAAAATGCTGTTGGAGGTTGGGGATATGGCTGGCAAAAATCTTTCGGATACAACAACTACGACTGGTTTTCTTGTAACGGTTCCAATACCGGAGTTGGCGGTATCGTTTTTGGTACTATGACAGACGGTAATGGCTTTGCAATACTTGCTAACGGTGAAAAACCGAATCGTATCCCGGTAATGAGCGAAACGCTAAGAAAAATTTTGACCGTAATGGATTGGAATAAAGAAAGACCGAATGAAGTAGTTCAGGAAATTCCTTCCGATTTAAAAGAAAAACTGATTGGAGTGTATGATGATTTCCTTTACGGACAGGGAATAGACACTAAAATAATAGAAAAGAATAACCGTCTCTATGTAGAATCGCCAATCCTGGAACATTTTAAAGGAAAAAATGACTATGAATTACTGCTTCTGAAAAACGGATTCTTTAGAATTGTTGATTATCCGAATCTATTAAAATTTGACTTCAGCAATGGAAAAATTAGTTCCGTTATTTTAACAAGAGATGCGTTAAAAGCTGAAATTAAAGTTGTTAGTAAAGATAAATAA
- a CDS encoding Bor family protein: MKKAFKALAVAFTASIMLTSCYTYTSVVGKGAQGNQKTTKWNHYVIYGLAPVGVSDSKEMAGGAQDYTVTTKQSFVNGLISAITFGIYTPTVTTVTK; the protein is encoded by the coding sequence ATGAAAAAAGCATTTAAAGCTTTAGCTGTTGCATTTACGGCATCAATCATGTTAACTTCATGTTATACTTACACTAGTGTTGTAGGTAAAGGGGCACAAGGAAATCAGAAAACTACAAAATGGAATCACTATGTAATTTACGGATTAGCCCCGGTTGGCGTTTCCGATTCAAAAGAAATGGCCGGCGGAGCTCAAGATTATACAGTTACCACTAAACAGTCATTTGTAAACGGTCTTATTTCTGCTATTACTTTTGGAATTTATACACCAACCGTTACTACTGTTACTAAATAA
- a CDS encoding serine hydrolase domain-containing protein: MINTRVLFLLGISLFALNGFSQTGAIKEKATVTKNRNNLSAKLSDYMQAQTAVNGFSGTVLIVRKDTILLREAYGYANYEWKIKTTINTKYSLASVSKQFTAVALLQLAESKLLSVNDKLNKYFPDFPKGDQITLHMMLSHMSGLPMDFDTLYLNEVSLTDDKVLKYIAQNELLFTPGEQTAYSNVGYYLLARIIEQVSRKSYSAYLKENIFDPLKMQDSGVMTNEEVITNMADRYIRKGEKYTKNPYINWMYNIGHDGSYSTVDDLLKWNKALYGTTILSEKGKQLMFASYNEQNFGYGFLINPFYNQGHKLIAHDGGFFGAMTSFNRFTDDGLLVIVLSNNESPAYMLAYGLAAICFDKEVELPYHHKKVKNNTALYQLFKGNYETIKILEKNGKLYYNDFEIELFPESDYKFFRSDDANRTVEFIKDADGKYTIIKLTKAGVVEIRKKQ, translated from the coding sequence ATGATAAACACAAGAGTACTGTTTTTGTTAGGAATTAGCCTATTCGCGCTCAATGGTTTTTCACAAACCGGAGCGATTAAGGAGAAAGCTACTGTAACGAAGAATCGAAACAATCTTTCTGCAAAATTATCAGATTATATGCAGGCTCAGACCGCGGTAAACGGATTTAGCGGAACTGTTTTGATCGTCCGAAAGGATACTATACTGTTGCGGGAAGCCTATGGATATGCGAATTATGAATGGAAAATAAAAACAACCATCAATACAAAATACAGTTTGGCTTCCGTAAGCAAGCAGTTTACTGCGGTGGCGCTACTTCAGTTGGCAGAAAGTAAGCTTCTTTCGGTTAATGATAAGCTAAATAAATACTTTCCGGACTTTCCAAAAGGGGATCAAATTACGCTTCATATGATGCTTTCACATATGTCAGGACTTCCGATGGATTTCGATACGCTCTATCTTAACGAAGTTTCTTTAACTGACGATAAAGTATTGAAGTATATCGCGCAAAACGAACTTCTTTTTACACCGGGTGAGCAAACGGCATATAGTAATGTCGGTTATTATTTACTGGCACGTATTATTGAGCAGGTAAGCCGAAAAAGCTATTCGGCGTATTTAAAAGAAAATATTTTTGATCCGCTTAAAATGCAGGATTCCGGTGTTATGACAAATGAGGAAGTGATAACCAATATGGCCGACAGGTATATAAGGAAAGGAGAAAAGTACACTAAAAATCCCTATATCAACTGGATGTACAATATCGGACATGATGGTAGCTATTCTACAGTTGATGATCTGTTAAAATGGAATAAGGCCTTATACGGTACGACAATTTTAAGTGAAAAAGGAAAACAATTGATGTTTGCGTCCTATAATGAACAAAATTTCGGATATGGTTTTCTGATCAATCCATTTTATAATCAGGGACATAAATTAATAGCTCATGATGGTGGTTTTTTCGGAGCGATGACTTCCTTTAACCGTTTTACAGATGACGGACTGCTTGTCATTGTCCTTTCTAATAATGAGTCTCCGGCTTATATGCTGGCCTATGGATTAGCTGCGATATGCTTTGATAAAGAAGTAGAGCTTCCTTATCATCATAAGAAAGTCAAAAATAACACGGCGCTTTACCAACTCTTTAAAGGAAATTATGAAACTATTAAAATTCTGGAAAAGAACGGTAAACTGTATTATAATGACTTTGAAATTGAACTATTTCCGGAATCAGATTATAAATTCTTCCGGTCAGATGATGCCAACAGAACAGTTGAATTCATCAAAGATGCCGATGGAAAATACACCATCATTAAGCTAACAAAGGCCGGGGTAGTCGAAATACGAAAGAAACAATAA